The following coding sequences lie in one Effusibacillus lacus genomic window:
- a CDS encoding urease subunit gamma, with protein MHLTGREKEKLLIVVAADLARRRQQRGLKLNYPEAMAILTYEILEGARDGKSVPELMQWGTTILTEEDVQEGIASMIEEVQVEATFADGTKLVTVHNPIRPGGSGKEEKGEAGE; from the coding sequence ATGCATTTGACGGGACGGGAGAAAGAGAAATTGTTGATCGTGGTCGCGGCGGATTTGGCCCGTCGCCGGCAGCAGCGCGGCCTGAAGCTGAATTACCCTGAGGCCATGGCCATCCTCACTTACGAAATTCTGGAAGGGGCCCGGGACGGAAAATCGGTTCCCGAACTTATGCAGTGGGGCACCACAATCCTCACTGAAGAAGATGTTCAGGAAGGGATAGCCTCCATGATTGAGGAGGTTCAGGTGGAGGCAACATTTGCCGATGGCACAAAACTGGTCACCGTGCACAACCCGATTCGTCCGGGAGGAAGCGGCAAAGAGGAGAAAGGGGAGGCCGGAGAATGA
- a CDS encoding urease accessory protein UreF — MISFLPLVQLIDSAFPTGAFSHSFGLETFLQEGRVQNAGELKEWLESYITGSLAPMEGAVVFWAYRYAEKVISTHPESELARENLKLLDRRITLSKPARESREGEIKIGKRFLHIVQELYPESGLEQYASWIRSEECYGSNAIVHGWICAYLKQTPQAAVLTHLYAGVNSLVQNALRAMAIGQTEGQKVLNGLLQLIGREAERLALNPPAPENLYSNTLAQEIGAMRHEILYSRLFMS, encoded by the coding sequence ATGATTTCATTTCTTCCTTTGGTGCAATTGATTGATTCCGCTTTTCCGACAGGGGCTTTCTCCCATTCCTTTGGACTGGAGACATTCCTGCAGGAAGGAAGGGTGCAAAACGCCGGGGAACTGAAGGAATGGTTGGAATCCTACATTACTGGAAGCCTTGCTCCCATGGAAGGGGCAGTGGTTTTTTGGGCATACCGGTATGCGGAAAAAGTGATTTCCACTCATCCGGAATCGGAATTGGCCCGGGAAAACCTGAAGTTGCTCGACCGACGGATCACGCTTTCAAAACCGGCGCGCGAATCCCGGGAAGGTGAGATCAAGATTGGCAAGAGATTTCTTCATATCGTGCAAGAACTTTACCCGGAATCAGGTCTGGAACAATATGCAAGCTGGATTCGGTCGGAAGAATGCTATGGCAGCAACGCCATCGTCCACGGCTGGATCTGTGCTTATCTGAAGCAAACACCACAGGCAGCCGTTTTAACTCACCTGTATGCGGGTGTTAACAGTCTTGTTCAGAATGCTCTCAGAGCCATGGCCATCGGGCAAACGGAAGGGCAGAAAGTGCTGAACGGTCTGCTGCAGTTGATAGGACGCGAGGCGGAGCGGTTGGCGCTCAACCCTCCCGCACCGGAGAATCTATACAGCAACACATTGGCGCAGGAAATAGGCGCCATGCGCCATGAAATTCTCTATTCCCGTCTATTCATGTCATAA
- a CDS encoding FeoA family protein produces MFLADIQFGTKVLIANLDQATELVRKRLNDFGILEGMEVCVTRSLPFGGPITIESNGQRVGIRRRDARLIEVVQCG; encoded by the coding sequence ATGTTCTTGGCAGACATACAGTTTGGAACGAAAGTTTTGATTGCAAATCTTGACCAGGCAACCGAACTGGTTCGCAAAAGATTGAACGATTTTGGCATCCTGGAGGGAATGGAGGTTTGTGTTACAAGAAGCCTTCCCTTTGGAGGTCCAATCACCATCGAGTCCAATGGACAGCGTGTGGGGATTCGCCGCCGGGATGCACGCCTGATTGAGGTGGTCCAATGTGGCTAG
- the urtE gene encoding urea ABC transporter ATP-binding subunit UrtE, with protein MLTMKSLEVCYGETVILRNIDFRIREGEVVSLLGRNGVGKTTLLKTVIGLLRPRQGKIYLHDKEITKDKPEQRAKNGIAYVPQGREVFPQLTVEENLLLGLEALPKREKQIPHEVFEMFPMLNTMLQRKGGDLSGGQQQQLAIARALVARPKLLLLDEPTEGIQPNIVMEIENVIRLLKAQGDMAILLVEQSLDFALSLADYCYVLEKGAVAAEGKASEIEDETIRQYLTV; from the coding sequence ATGTTGACAATGAAAAGTTTGGAAGTTTGCTATGGGGAAACCGTCATCTTAAGGAATATTGATTTCCGGATCCGGGAAGGGGAAGTGGTTTCCCTGCTGGGACGAAACGGTGTGGGAAAAACCACCCTTCTCAAGACTGTCATTGGACTGCTTAGACCGCGGCAGGGAAAGATTTATCTGCATGACAAAGAAATTACAAAAGATAAGCCCGAACAAAGGGCCAAGAACGGGATTGCCTATGTACCGCAGGGAAGAGAGGTATTCCCGCAATTGACCGTGGAAGAGAATTTGCTGTTGGGACTGGAAGCTTTGCCGAAAAGGGAAAAACAGATTCCGCATGAAGTCTTTGAGATGTTTCCCATGCTGAACACGATGCTTCAAAGGAAGGGAGGAGACCTCAGCGGCGGACAGCAGCAGCAGCTTGCGATTGCCCGGGCATTGGTAGCGCGTCCCAAATTGCTTCTATTGGATGAACCGACTGAGGGAATTCAACCAAACATTGTGATGGAAATTGAAAATGTTATCCGCCTCCTGAAAGCACAGGGGGACATGGCGATCCTGCTGGTGGAGCAGAGCCTGGATTTTGCCCTGAGTTTGGCCGATTATTGTTATGTCCTGGAGAAAGGGGCTGTTGCCGCAGAAGGCAAAGCCTCGGAGATTGAAGATGAAACGATTCGCCAATATCTGACTGTTTAA
- the ureG gene encoding urease accessory protein UreG: MCQGHNHHHHEWKHRSFAGGRPMRVGIGGPVGSGKTALVEKLCWMMKDTYSLAVITNDIYTKEDAEILTKTGVLPADRIIGVETGGCPHTAIREDASMNFAAVEELETRFHDLDIIFIESGGDNLAAAFSPELVDVFIYIIDVAQGEKIPRKGGPGITRSDLLVINKIDLAPHVGASLEVMEKDSRRMRGEKPFLFTNLFENVGVPEIVRWISKEYHGTSMRAAL, from the coding sequence ATGTGCCAAGGGCATAACCATCATCATCACGAATGGAAGCATAGAAGTTTTGCGGGAGGGCGGCCCATGCGGGTTGGGATAGGCGGGCCGGTAGGATCGGGCAAGACGGCCCTGGTGGAGAAGTTGTGCTGGATGATGAAAGACACATACAGCCTGGCAGTAATCACCAACGACATTTATACGAAGGAAGATGCGGAGATCTTGACAAAGACCGGAGTACTGCCGGCGGACCGGATCATTGGGGTAGAGACCGGAGGATGTCCGCATACGGCCATCCGTGAGGATGCATCAATGAATTTTGCAGCGGTGGAGGAACTGGAGACAAGGTTTCACGATCTCGACATCATCTTTATCGAGAGCGGCGGCGACAACCTGGCAGCCGCATTCAGTCCGGAACTGGTGGATGTATTCATCTATATTATTGACGTTGCCCAGGGGGAAAAGATTCCCCGCAAAGGGGGACCGGGGATCACCCGCTCCGATTTGCTGGTGATCAATAAAATCGATCTGGCTCCTCATGTGGGCGCCAGTCTGGAAGTGATGGAAAAGGACTCCAGACGGATGCGCGGGGAGAAACCTTTTCTCTTCACCAATTTGTTTGAAAACGTGGGAGTTCCGGAGATCGTTCGCTGGATCTCCAAAGAATATCACGGCACCTCGATGCGAGCGGCACTATGA
- the ureC gene encoding urease subunit alpha, which translates to MKPGEYLLKEEPIVLNANRKTVFLKVVSRGDRPVQVGSHFHFYEVNKELDFDREKAKGMRLNIPAGTAVRFEPGEEKPVTLVAIGGRQEVHGHNGLVSGSVKQALDQTPGPVQEGLLMSREAYAGMFGPTTGDKVRLADTDLLIEVEKDFTVYGDECKFGGGKVLRDGMGQSSRAIRSEGVLDLVITNALILDHWGIVKADIGIKDGRIAGIGKAGNPDTMEGVHPDLVVGASTEAIAGEGLIVTPGGIDTHIHFICPQQIETALASGITTMIGGGTGPATGTNATTCTPGAWNIHRMLEAAEEFPMNLGFLGKGNASGQEALEEQIQAGAIGLKLHEDWGTTPAAIDTCLKVADQYDVQVAIHTDTLNEAGFVEDTIRAIAGRTIHTYHTEGAGGGHAPDIIRLAGETNVIPSSTNPTRPFTVNTIDEHLDMLMVCHHLDSSIPEDVAFADSRIRPETIAAEDILHDLGVFSIISSDSQAMGRVGEVILRTWQTADKMKKQRGPLKEEEGENDNFRAKRYVAKYTINPAIAHGISEYVGSVETGKWADLVLWKPAFFGVKPELVLKGGFIAYAAMGDPNASIPTPQPVMGRPMFASYGLAAKSCSITFVSQAAFESGVHERLGLSKKVLPVKNCRRIGKKDMIHNSDTPRIEVNPETYEVKVDGELITCEPAETVPMAQRYFLF; encoded by the coding sequence ATGAAGCCGGGAGAATATCTGCTCAAGGAAGAACCGATAGTACTCAATGCCAATCGGAAAACGGTCTTCCTGAAGGTAGTCAGTCGCGGAGATCGTCCGGTTCAGGTCGGCTCCCATTTTCATTTTTACGAGGTGAATAAGGAGCTTGACTTCGACCGGGAGAAAGCGAAAGGGATGCGTCTCAACATTCCGGCCGGTACAGCCGTACGATTTGAACCGGGGGAAGAGAAGCCGGTCACTTTAGTGGCTATCGGCGGTCGGCAGGAGGTGCATGGACATAACGGACTGGTTTCCGGATCCGTAAAGCAAGCGTTGGATCAAACCCCGGGACCTGTACAGGAGGGACTTCTCATGTCCAGGGAAGCCTACGCCGGAATGTTTGGTCCCACAACGGGAGACAAGGTTCGTCTGGCTGACACGGATCTGTTGATTGAAGTGGAAAAGGACTTCACGGTGTATGGGGACGAATGCAAATTTGGCGGAGGAAAGGTGCTTCGCGACGGGATGGGGCAGTCATCCCGCGCCATTCGTTCGGAAGGCGTATTGGATTTGGTGATCACGAATGCTTTAATCCTGGATCACTGGGGAATTGTCAAAGCTGACATAGGGATCAAAGACGGACGGATTGCCGGGATTGGAAAAGCAGGGAATCCGGATACCATGGAAGGGGTTCATCCGGACCTGGTGGTGGGAGCCTCGACGGAAGCGATTGCCGGGGAAGGTTTAATTGTAACACCTGGGGGGATTGATACCCATATCCATTTTATTTGCCCCCAGCAGATTGAGACTGCTCTTGCTTCCGGAATTACTACGATGATTGGAGGAGGAACCGGACCTGCCACGGGAACCAATGCCACAACCTGTACCCCGGGGGCATGGAATATTCACCGAATGCTGGAGGCAGCTGAGGAATTTCCAATGAATCTCGGGTTTCTCGGAAAAGGAAATGCTTCCGGACAGGAGGCCCTGGAGGAGCAGATCCAGGCAGGGGCGATCGGGTTGAAGCTGCATGAAGATTGGGGCACCACACCGGCTGCCATTGATACCTGCCTGAAGGTTGCTGATCAATATGATGTTCAAGTGGCCATTCATACGGACACATTAAATGAAGCCGGGTTTGTAGAGGATACGATTCGGGCCATAGCGGGCCGAACCATTCACACTTATCACACCGAAGGTGCGGGAGGCGGACATGCGCCTGACATTATTCGATTGGCAGGGGAAACCAATGTGATCCCCTCTTCCACCAATCCCACCCGCCCGTTTACCGTAAATACAATTGACGAACATTTGGATATGCTGATGGTTTGTCACCATTTGGACAGCAGTATACCGGAAGACGTGGCCTTTGCCGATTCCAGGATACGCCCGGAGACAATAGCTGCGGAAGACATTCTGCATGACCTCGGGGTTTTCAGCATTATCAGTTCTGACTCGCAAGCCATGGGGCGGGTAGGGGAAGTGATTCTCCGGACATGGCAGACGGCTGACAAAATGAAGAAACAGCGGGGTCCTCTGAAAGAGGAAGAAGGAGAGAACGACAATTTCCGCGCAAAGAGGTATGTGGCCAAATACACAATCAACCCGGCCATTGCTCATGGAATTTCCGAGTACGTGGGGTCTGTCGAAACGGGAAAATGGGCGGATCTCGTTTTGTGGAAGCCGGCCTTTTTTGGAGTGAAGCCGGAACTGGTATTGAAAGGCGGTTTCATTGCGTATGCCGCGATGGGCGATCCGAATGCCTCCATTCCGACCCCCCAACCGGTGATGGGGCGACCGATGTTTGCTTCTTACGGACTGGCGGCCAAGAGCTGTTCCATCACATTTGTCTCGCAAGCGGCGTTTGAGTCGGGGGTACATGAACGGTTGGGACTTTCCAAGAAAGTTCTTCCCGTGAAAAATTGCCGGCGCATCGGCAAGAAAGACATGATTCACAACAGTGACACACCCCGGATTGAGGTGAATCCCGAAACCTATGAAGTGAAGGTAGACGGAGAACTGATCACCTGTGAGCCGGCTGAGACGGTACCGATGGCTCAACGCTATTTCCTGTTTTAG
- the urtB gene encoding urea ABC transporter permease subunit UrtB yields the protein MVQLFNGLSFSSILLLIALGLAITFGLMNVINMAHGELIMIGAYSAYMTQIMFSNYLPKSLFDFYFVLALPVAFLTAALTGWILEWALVRHLYGRPLDSLLATWGVSLVLQQLARTVFGAPNVAVMAPDWLNGGLEVMAGVVFPYKRLFILAIAAAAVLGMYLYLYKTAPGRRMQAVMQNRAMAACLGISTRKVDSWSFAMGSGIAGLAGCAITLLGPIGPSIGTYYIIDAFMVVVLGGVGKLSGTLAGALGIGILNTLFEYGTTATLGKVLVFLVIIVFLQWRPAGLVQVKTRVLD from the coding sequence ATGGTTCAATTGTTTAACGGATTGAGCTTTAGTTCGATTCTGCTGCTGATTGCGTTGGGATTGGCCATTACTTTCGGCTTGATGAATGTCATTAACATGGCCCACGGGGAACTGATTATGATAGGCGCTTACTCCGCTTATATGACTCAAATAATGTTTTCCAATTATCTCCCCAAATCTTTGTTTGACTTTTACTTCGTCTTGGCCTTGCCCGTTGCGTTTCTGACTGCTGCATTAACGGGGTGGATTTTGGAGTGGGCACTCGTCAGGCATCTATACGGCCGACCTTTGGACAGTCTTCTGGCCACCTGGGGCGTAAGTTTGGTTTTACAGCAATTGGCCCGTACCGTTTTTGGCGCACCCAACGTTGCGGTGATGGCTCCGGACTGGCTTAATGGGGGACTGGAGGTAATGGCAGGTGTTGTCTTCCCGTACAAAAGGCTTTTTATCCTGGCGATAGCGGCAGCGGCGGTGCTTGGAATGTATCTTTACCTATACAAAACAGCCCCGGGAAGACGCATGCAGGCGGTTATGCAGAATCGGGCAATGGCCGCTTGCCTTGGAATTTCCACGCGCAAAGTAGACTCTTGGAGTTTTGCCATGGGTTCCGGGATCGCCGGATTGGCCGGTTGTGCGATTACGCTGTTGGGACCGATTGGACCTTCAATCGGTACGTATTACATCATCGACGCGTTTATGGTTGTGGTTCTCGGCGGGGTCGGAAAACTGTCCGGTACTTTGGCGGGCGCTTTGGGAATCGGAATTCTTAATACCCTGTTTGAATATGGAACGACCGCCACCCTTGGCAAAGTATTAGTCTTTTTGGTGATTATTGTTTTCCTGCAGTGGCGGCCCGCAGGTCTCGTGCAGGTGAAGACCCGCGTTTTGGATTGA
- the urtD gene encoding urea ABC transporter ATP-binding protein UrtD yields the protein MSTILCTRNITVNFGGFKAIRNLNFEMKKGEVRFLIGPNGAGKTTLLDVICGKVKPVQGEVIFKENIELSKKQEHQIAQCGVGRKFQAPAVFGNLTVFENLELSRKRDRSLFSSLRARMTREEREAIQKQLTMINLQDKANDKASSLSHGQKQWLEIGMLLMQEPELLLLDEPVAGMTKSETEKTGELIQEIAQARSVLVVDHDMDFVRKFSDKVTVMHEGQILCEGSIAEVQENPRVAEVYLGRRAEAVC from the coding sequence ATGAGCACCATTCTCTGCACCCGGAACATAACGGTTAATTTTGGCGGTTTTAAAGCGATCCGGAACCTCAATTTCGAGATGAAAAAAGGGGAAGTCCGCTTTTTGATTGGCCCGAACGGCGCCGGCAAAACAACATTGCTCGACGTAATCTGCGGGAAAGTAAAGCCCGTTCAGGGAGAGGTCATTTTCAAGGAAAACATTGAATTGTCCAAGAAGCAAGAGCATCAAATCGCACAGTGCGGCGTAGGACGGAAATTTCAAGCGCCTGCAGTTTTTGGGAACTTGACGGTGTTTGAGAATTTGGAACTGTCGAGGAAGCGGGACCGGAGCCTCTTCTCCTCCCTTCGCGCAAGAATGACCAGGGAAGAGCGGGAAGCCATCCAAAAGCAGTTGACCATGATCAATCTGCAGGATAAGGCAAACGACAAGGCTTCGTCACTTTCCCATGGACAAAAACAGTGGCTGGAGATCGGAATGCTGCTGATGCAGGAACCTGAGCTTCTTTTGCTGGATGAGCCCGTGGCAGGGATGACAAAGTCAGAAACGGAAAAGACGGGAGAGCTTATTCAGGAAATCGCCCAAGCCCGTTCTGTATTGGTAGTCGATCACGATATGGACTTTGTGCGGAAATTCTCTGACAAGGTGACTGTCATGCACGAAGGACAGATTCTGTGCGAAGGTTCCATCGCAGAAGTTCAGGAAAACCCCCGGGTCGCGGAAGTGTATTTGGGCCGGAGGGCAGAAGCGGTATGTTGA
- a CDS encoding metal-sensitive transcriptional regulator encodes MEYTDSMKNRLRRIEGQIRGVLSMMEQTKDCREVVTQLTAIRSAVDRAIGLVVAANLEQCIRHELEQGQNPDKVIKEAVDLLVKSR; translated from the coding sequence ATGGAATATACGGACTCCATGAAAAACCGTCTCCGGCGGATCGAGGGACAAATCCGGGGAGTTCTGAGCATGATGGAACAGACGAAAGACTGCCGGGAAGTTGTCACCCAGTTGACAGCGATCCGCTCAGCGGTTGACCGCGCAATCGGACTGGTTGTAGCAGCCAACTTGGAACAGTGCATTCGCCACGAATTGGAACAGGGGCAGAATCCCGACAAGGTGATCAAAGAAGCGGTCGATTTGCTGGTCAAAAGCCGCTGA
- a CDS encoding class I SAM-dependent methyltransferase, with the protein MAHRFDPKKVHKLDNPERRKLLPPEEILAPLQIGEQEDVADIGVGPGYFAIPASRLTSGTVYGVDVEPQMLGFLKEKANEAGAANIVPVQSDAEAIDLADGSVDKVFCAFILHELADLTKGLSEIKRILRPGGKLLVLEWEKKQTESGPPVEERLDAPELAASIEKFGFATEIIRPNPNHYMILGTQTT; encoded by the coding sequence GTGGCACATCGTTTTGATCCGAAGAAAGTCCACAAACTGGATAACCCGGAAAGACGCAAACTGCTGCCACCGGAAGAAATTCTGGCCCCGCTGCAAATCGGAGAGCAGGAAGATGTGGCGGATATCGGCGTCGGACCCGGATATTTTGCCATTCCCGCCTCCCGTTTGACTTCAGGTACTGTGTATGGGGTGGACGTGGAACCTCAGATGCTTGGTTTTCTGAAGGAGAAAGCCAACGAAGCGGGAGCGGCCAATATCGTGCCCGTCCAAAGTGATGCAGAAGCAATTGATCTGGCGGATGGGAGTGTGGACAAGGTATTTTGTGCCTTTATCCTGCATGAACTCGCTGACCTGACAAAGGGCCTTTCTGAAATTAAGCGGATTTTGCGTCCGGGCGGCAAGCTCCTGGTTCTGGAGTGGGAGAAGAAACAAACGGAATCCGGTCCTCCCGTTGAAGAAAGATTGGATGCGCCAGAACTGGCTGCTTCCATTGAAAAATTTGGCTTTGCAACGGAAATCATCCGGCCAAACCCGAACCATTACATGATTCTGGGAACGCAGACGACATAA
- the urtC gene encoding urea ABC transporter permease subunit UrtC, producing the protein MALAPIFLSEFRLNLLGKFLALAILAIGMDLIWGYTGILSLGHGVFFGLGAYCMAMYLKLEASGDRLPDFMSWSGLEEMPWFWVPFGNPLFAILAAILLPMALAGLLGYFTFRNRIKGVFFSILSQAVVIVVVTLFIGQQAFTGGTNGITNFKTVFGFPLFSPPVQMFLYYLTLLVLIGVFILCRKLIAGRTGKILVAIRDGENRVRFSGYNPTTYKVFVYVLSAGLAGLAGILFVLQVGIISPAMMGIIPSVEMVLWVAIGGRGTLIGAIIGTVLTNGAKSFFSESFPDIWLYFLGALFVTVVLFLPNGIVGLFANLKENLYRKKAVKEVYEHHSLHPEHNG; encoded by the coding sequence ATGGCATTGGCCCCGATTTTTCTGTCGGAATTCCGGTTGAATCTGTTGGGGAAATTCCTGGCATTGGCGATTCTGGCCATTGGCATGGATTTGATCTGGGGGTATACGGGAATTCTGAGCCTGGGCCATGGTGTATTCTTTGGGCTGGGAGCCTATTGTATGGCCATGTATCTGAAACTGGAAGCAAGCGGCGACAGGCTGCCCGATTTCATGTCGTGGAGCGGGCTGGAAGAAATGCCATGGTTCTGGGTGCCATTCGGCAATCCTCTCTTTGCCATCCTGGCTGCCATTTTGCTGCCGATGGCTTTGGCGGGATTGCTGGGGTATTTTACTTTCCGCAACCGGATAAAAGGGGTATTTTTCTCGATTCTCTCGCAAGCGGTAGTGATAGTAGTGGTAACCCTGTTCATCGGGCAGCAGGCTTTTACGGGGGGAACCAACGGTATCACCAATTTCAAGACAGTTTTCGGTTTTCCGTTATTTTCCCCGCCGGTGCAAATGTTTCTTTACTATCTGACTTTGCTCGTTCTCATTGGCGTTTTTATTTTATGCCGGAAACTGATTGCCGGCAGAACGGGAAAAATCCTGGTGGCAATCCGGGATGGCGAAAATCGCGTACGGTTTTCCGGATACAATCCCACCACTTATAAGGTGTTCGTCTATGTACTTTCAGCGGGCCTTGCCGGTCTTGCCGGAATCCTGTTCGTCCTGCAGGTGGGGATTATTTCTCCGGCCATGATGGGAATCATTCCTTCGGTCGAGATGGTCCTCTGGGTGGCGATAGGCGGGCGGGGAACTTTGATCGGGGCAATCATCGGCACGGTTTTGACAAATGGTGCGAAGAGTTTCTTCAGTGAATCCTTCCCGGATATCTGGCTTTATTTCCTTGGCGCGTTGTTTGTAACAGTTGTTTTGTTCCTTCCGAATGGCATTGTGGGGCTGTTTGCGAATTTGAAGGAGAATTTATACAGGAAAAAGGCGGTGAAGGAAGTTTATGAGCACCATTCTCTGCACCCGGAACATAACGGTTAA
- a CDS encoding urease accessory protein UreD codes for MRVKGLWKGTVELRGGKNVLTRSFHQAPLKVAKPFSGDRGELLLYLMDASPGLFNGDAQEIECTLEKGAHLYLTNQSSCKLHPSPCAVESRQIQKFHIKDRAVLEYFPEPLVPFQDAGHIGETIVHMESGGQAILGEIIAPGRAGCGEIFRYRKITSQFSVYWDGKWTVWDSLALEPDHWNSLKGIMEDYTHIGTLWVLSEKITKEHIKIIWGSLEPCNQGPVYAGTSLLSKNGLVIRMLGQSVWELQALMHNCWNLIRHELLGKPAFQIRK; via the coding sequence ATGAGAGTGAAGGGACTGTGGAAGGGAACTGTTGAATTGAGGGGCGGGAAGAATGTGCTCACCCGATCCTTCCACCAGGCTCCCTTGAAAGTGGCGAAACCCTTTTCGGGAGACAGAGGGGAACTTCTTCTTTATTTGATGGATGCATCGCCGGGTCTCTTCAATGGGGATGCTCAGGAGATCGAGTGCACTTTGGAAAAAGGGGCCCATCTTTACCTCACCAACCAGTCGTCTTGCAAGCTGCATCCTTCTCCATGTGCGGTTGAGAGCCGGCAAATTCAAAAGTTTCATATAAAAGACAGGGCTGTGCTGGAATATTTTCCGGAACCGCTTGTTCCTTTTCAAGACGCCGGTCATATTGGGGAGACGATTGTGCATATGGAATCGGGTGGGCAAGCGATTCTGGGAGAGATCATTGCTCCGGGCAGGGCAGGCTGTGGAGAGATCTTTCGTTATCGGAAAATCACCAGCCAATTTTCCGTCTATTGGGATGGAAAATGGACGGTTTGGGACTCTCTGGCGCTTGAACCCGATCATTGGAACTCTCTCAAAGGAATAATGGAGGATTACACCCATATCGGAACCTTATGGGTGTTGTCAGAAAAAATAACGAAAGAGCATATAAAGATAATTTGGGGTTCTCTTGAACCCTGCAATCAAGGTCCGGTATATGCCGGAACGAGTCTGCTCTCCAAAAACGGGCTGGTGATCCGTATGCTGGGCCAATCTGTCTGGGAACTGCAAGCGTTGATGCACAACTGCTGGAATCTGATTCGACATGAATTGCTGGGAAAACCGGCTTTTCAAATCCGAAAATAG